From Homalodisca vitripennis isolate AUS2020 chromosome 1, UT_GWSS_2.1, whole genome shotgun sequence, the proteins below share one genomic window:
- the LOC124354282 gene encoding uncharacterized protein LOC124354282, whose amino-acid sequence MPENEEQWLCESKKFEEKWDFPHAVGAIDGKHVAIQCPPKSGSEYLNYKSFFSFVLFALVDADYNFMFVDVGCQGRISDGGVFKNSQLYDNIEKGNLKLPRPSPLPNSSIPSPYVILGGRCFCIE is encoded by the coding sequence ATGCCCGAAAATGAAGAACAGTGGCTATGCGAATCCAAGAAATTTGAAGAGAAGTGGGACTTCCCCCATGCTGTTGGAGCCATCGACGGAAAGCATGTAGCAATACAATGTCCGCCCAAAAGCGGGAGCGAATACTTGAACTACAAGTcctttttcagttttgtattatttgcgCTTGTCGACGCTGATTATAACTTCATGTTTGTGGACGTTGGATGTCAAGGCAGGATTTCAGATGGTGGAGTTTTCAAAAATTCTCAGTTGTACGACAATATTGAAAAGGGCAACTTGAAACTTCCCCGACCATCTCCACTGCCGAATTCGAGTATCCCCAGCCCGTACGTCATTTTGGGGGGACGATGCTTTTGCATTGAGTGA